The window CGAAGATTATAATGCGTCGAAAGGTGCGGTAGATACTTTGGATAAACTTGTCGCTTGCTactcaacgaaaagaaaaactaaaagatgGCCAGTAGCAGTTTTTTGCAACATTATTGATATATCGTGTTATAATGCATTTATATTGTTTACTCAGGTAGAACCGGATTGGAACAAAAGTAAACTCTACAGACGGCGACTTTTTTTGGAGCAGCTCGGTCGCGCACTGGTGAATCCATATATGCAGATGAGGAAGTCTCTTCCTAGAGCCTTAGCGTCTGCAGACATTGTattgaaaagcagaaatttaACTGATGACACCAATAACACTACAACAACAAAAGAGGAATCTGCCAAAAGAGGACGATGCAAATTTTGCCCTAAAGACATAAAAACCTCATTTACTTGTAACAATTGTAAAAGGTATGTGTGCAAGCGACACTTTATTGTAAAGTGCAAAGACTGTTAAAACAATATAATGTTTTGAAtactaataaaaattattatcgtttcttgaatttttttcatgatttcTTTACATTTTCTTCATGTGGTCAAAAATGACCATAGGACCTTCAACGCTAGTTGAAAAGAGGGTCGTATGAAGGTTAAGAAGGTATATTCGACCAGGTATAACAGGAATCTACACCGAACTTTCATACcatcagtttaataaaattcagcaagtattaatTGAATTATTTGGAGACAATAGGAACATAAAGTTTATCAAAGCTACAATGAgggctagagaaataaaaacagcagaggaaatccatagacagatattcttatatcacacagttgagagtatgcacagtgggattatagaaacctttaatagtctaaaaaataaattgtattacccgaagttagtcgaggagataaccaaagttattaataattgtaaaacgtgtttggaaaccaaatacgaacgtaagcctttcagagttaaatacaaaattagtgaaactcccactagcataaacgaaattttgcatatggatatatactatttcatgaagcaggcatttctaacgctaattgataagctgacgaaaaaagcttatatttatcatttgcaaaatagaaattggaataggaagatcgaagtgttggaagaacacttctctaaatttggtaaaccgcagaagattattaccgataatgagttcgccagtattaatatcaaggacttctttagaacgcaaggtatagcattacatttcacgaaacctaatacccatacagggaatagtgatatcgaaaggtttcactcaacattacaggaaaaactagtatctatgaggaaattagatctaactttattacagaaaatacataGGGCAGTAAGTAATTATAACGATAGATATCACCCTTCTATCAAAATGACTCCGAATCAAGCAGTACGGGCTGATCCTGCAATGCTTGAAAAGACTTTGAAGgagtacaagaataaatatataaataagcttaataagaaaagagaagattatagggagactaggagaattattccagttaagaactataaacgtaattactataagaaggaaccgagatataggattaaagaattaggtagagaacatcccattaatataaaacgtcctcgtaaatttgcaggtgatgacctcagtttgggtagttgcactgcaacttctactattagcaacaccacagatagacaggaaatagtagaacatatccaactaatagaagagaattgtgaaaatgcaattctcattttaataactcgattaaataccttaaaaatctgatagagtcagaccgaatcgcaattagtaaaacctttcaacaactcacagaaaacgaaaaattattagtaaaaaaaaaaaaaaaacaactgaaaacagaccaaattttaaaactccgaattttggaagagaagttaaatcagattattgacaatatagcaatgatgaaacatggattgattcacTCTAGTATGTTAACAGCAACCAAAATTTTGACGACTAAACTggacttttataaactcaaaaacgtacgaaccggactactgaagtataaggaaaacacaataattttggcccttaaaattccaaattcttacaaaattgaagagtacaaattaattacatcgttacccactacgaataatttacaagcaatgttagaagatcagtattttatagaaataaatggaacaaaatatgtttatgatgaaaacttgaattatgaaagggagttgaaacccttgagtaagagtattacaagaaataattgcgtacttgcagaaaataatggaatagaaattgtgaaggttgatgataacactataatctgtaagaatcttaaacaaactaatattgttaattattgtgacgacagaaacatacacctaaatggtaactatttaatcaacatcaataactgtacaatccagatactaaatcaaacctttggtaaaacaaatgtaaaatttattgacaggttcttttataatgaaaatacggattataatttcaccaaaaacattgatttcaaagagatagttttagaaaataagagaaacttggaacatatcaatattttagaatttcataaaaatataaattacctatctggttcaattgtaagcgcatttctgttaatactatttatcgtaatacttaccctatatcatggacacaaaaaaaattgaaaattgttgtaaaaagctcgcaatccagtaaaattacggagaatttcaagttaaataggggagaggttaaatatccgcttgggtcgcttatctcccatttacagttaattccgaaacattgtaaacattattgagtgcacctgcataacggatgcacaaactaatagaatcataaacattattgagtgcacctgcataacggatgcacaaacgagcgagcatcgtaggtattaaggtagcagtaagataataaaagcaggagtctagttggaactgtggaaggatgaagatcaataaaatatattaaattaataacttcaagtgttattaatttcagttagatacaattcatgcaaaaaaaaatcgatttctccaacccgacacacgggatgacccccttaatttacATTATGTTATTTGAAATATGTATGTCAACACCCGTCTTATTCAAATTCGTCTTGGAAGAGAATTACACACCCCCATGGGATTCTGTTCTTTCCCACCCACCGAAAACAAtggtttttgattattttctgttttattttccattacTTCCGGACGGAAATTTTACCCAATACACCTGAATGGCTCATCCAAGATATGATCCATGTCCGAGCTTGCCTGACAGCGCCATCGTTTGGCCGCTAAGGCAACCACTCACCATCTAAAGATCGTTCGTTGCAGGGGACATTCCATTTGAATACAATCTGCGGATCCTCGGCCGTGCTGCGCGTAGTATTTAGGAATTCCAGACTGACATACATTCGCCAGTGACCCCGTCGTGTTTGTGGCCAAGTGGACAATCGTCGCTTACAATACATTAAGAGGCAAAAAAACAACGGGCTAAGCGTTTATGAGTCAGCGCGCGTAATAGTGAACTCGGCTTAGTGTTTCAGTTAGCGTCCGGAAAGGTTCCCTGAAATCCAAGCGTACGGAAGAAAAGCATAGGTGGTTGTCACCCAATGGATTCAATTCCTAAGTTCGATGTATTTCGAGAATTTCTACAAGGTGAGTTGCGTACGATAAGACCCTCTGGCTGTTTTTTACCCTAGCAGACTTGCCGCCCGCTGATTTGTTCGCCGGGGTCACGGGGCCAATTGATTAATTTACGGTACTATCGCGGAAGATTTGAACGAAAtgtaaaattcttttttcaTGTTGCAGATGTATTGGCTTATTTAAAAGAGGAGATGAGTCTGGTGGATTACCAAAATACTTGCTATGTCCTGAGCCAGGAAAGGAGGAAGTCACCGCAGGAGTTAGTCTCTCGTTGCGAAGAATTGCTGAGATGTTGCGAGAAGTTCAGCAGAAATGGTGGGTCGAATGATAATACGAAAATAAATGACAGCACGCATCTCCCAGCTGCTGAAAACTCGTACCTTAACATGACCAGGAACAGAAAGTGTGTGACTAGTCCCAGCAACAGTGTAGCAGATGCATCAGATTCGGCCACCGATTTCCCAAACGATTATGTCACTATCAATGCGTTACCGTCCACCTCCGATCATGAAAACGACACAGAAGCCAAAGATATCTATGACACCTTCACGGTGCCTGCAATCAGTGCAACTCCCATGGATGCTGCAACTACCAAATCAGGAGAGGACCAAAACGATCTTCAAAACTGTCCTTACTTGGGATTACCGGCTGCGcacctttccatcaaaaagTCACCGAAGCAAGGACAACTGACCCGCATCGAGAAACGGATATTCTTCGACCAGAGCAAAAAGTACTTCTGTGGGGTGGTGGGCGATTGGCTGTTATGCTATGCGGATGGGTCTGCGTCCATTAAACCGTCTTTATGTGTACACCTGTGCCCAGGAACGGAAATCGACCGTTATGGAGAGGGAAAACGACGTGATTTGTGTTTCCAGATCTCGACCGCGGTGGGGAAACGATATATTTTCCAGTCAAATTCGGAAATCGATGCAAAGGGTTGGATCCATGCACTTGACGGCACTGTTCGCGGCATTTATCGGGACTCTCCTATAAGCGCTGTAATTGCATCTGACCGCTTATTAATCAAAACCCAGTCAAACAACCTGCGAAAATTGCCTACACCACCTGGAACGAAGAAATTATATCCGGATCTCAGCAGCAGTGTTATATCTAGTGACAGTGGTAACAACGATGAAATTTACGAGGTGCCATGCCCTCTATACAAGTCATTGGATCTAATCCCCCCGAACAAACTACTTCATTCGGAGGTAAAATGCGCagccgaaaaatatgaagaatatgACGTGCCAAGGAGCTTACCGGTGAATCCTGTTACGATAAAGCCTGGTACAGTAAGTATCGAGCAACCCACCCTAGATGACACTCTACAGGAGGAAGAAAGCCCTGTTAAAGTAAAACAAGTGCAACCAGAACCTTCAGCACAATCACAACCGCAGCCATCCCCTCCACAATCAATAGACAATACAacagaacgcatcaaagaactgCAAAGTGGCAGTGATAATTCTAAACCTCTTCGAAGTCCTGCAATCAGTCCAGTTTCAAAGCAAACGGTCAAAGCATGTTCACAAACTTCCCCGGGTCTAGGATCTGCAACAACCCCGGTGCGAAATTGGTTTCTGAATCGGTTGAATAAAACCTCTCCAAACCAACCTCACCAACACCACCCCATTAGAAGTCCTCAAAGGAGTCTTATTAAGCACCAGAAGAACTTAAAAGAAAACATGGACAATGCACAAAACGACGGTTGGACTGGAGTAACGAATCGAATTCTGGTTGCTTCAGCGAAGGGTGAAAAAGTTAATAAGATCGTCAATCAACTGGTTGATGCCAACGGACGATTACCTATATTTCGAAATAACGGTAGTGGTAAGAATTCCGAAAATATAACAGAATCTACACAAGGATTTAGTATTGACGATATGAACTACGAATTTATAAATACGAACAGTAAAGCTTAAGTTTCATTTATGTGCCTTGAATGTGTGTAatgtaaatataatatttcctttTCAATGGAACGTTAAATAAGTATAGACTTCTTTATATAACATAATGTGAAGTTTTTATCTGATCCCTTCTTGCATACAATGTGACAGCTAAAGCAGTTCAACGTCAAAGTCTGAATTCTCGGACCCTAAGTGTCAATCATGACTCCAATTATGGAACCTCTGTTGTATTTGTACTTATTTCCCTATTTTAAATCAAATTGTAATCCCACTGTGGCGTTGCGAGCACCCTCCGTGTCGACTACACACAATTGCGAATCGCgttggccatgacatcgaaaaacaacttTTGACAACGAAAATTGGCTTTGGACGTCAGTGTAGAAACAAGGTCGAGGAAAAGATTCAGAGGAGTAGACATCCGCACTCAACTTATTACTTAAATTTTGAAAAGCTCAGCATAATTTAAGTTGTTTGAGAAACAGTGATTGttaattaaatatataaaaagaaaacattaaCATAAATAACAATTGGTGACTCAGACATGATCTGAACACGCAACCTTCTGACTACAAAACatatgaggaaagaggtaggcgATGGACatggactggtttcctggagaagagtcactacaccatatattatagcggtcatccagtaaaccatgtgctcgtagtaagtttcttagtcaatcaagaaattaaacctgctgttatcagctttgaaaatataagcgaaaggctatgcactctgagtttgcgaggcaagtttagaaatacaagcgtcattaacgttcacgcccctacagagtagACTGTAGAGTCGAAGAAAGATAGCTTCTACGAAGCAattgagcgaaccctcgaagcctgtcccaagtataatttcaaaatcgtacttggagatttcaacagtcaattagggacggagccagtattcaggcgatacatcggctcccataccttacatagagataccaatgataacggagtgcggattattcagttagcaatgtCGCACGAAatcgttgttggaagtacctagtttgcgcggaaagtggtccacaaacatacgtgcgtCTTtgcagacgggatcactttcaaccaaattgaccacctaTCCGCCGCCACCtattagccttgatgaatgtcaatatagactcggaccccTATCTCGTTAACATAGTGCTCCCAGCttaaattacgacaccacctacaatcccctccttttttttttttgtgcgtacacggaggtggaaaatcttagaaagacacgtccgccgcagctccgccgcccgaacggcggaacaacagcgggcgcgtgtgggattcacacccactaaaaaccacccccggtctctccaaccccagccccgcggggccaccattgaggtattacttcgcggggtaggtttgctcttaggcactcatccttctcctatttgcagctttccttcttcttcgtttcttcagcaactcctcctgcatttggatgattgcggagctaaccgcaagccacttctcctcggactccagcatctcagtaaccaagctctccggggtcccgctcctgcccagcacctggtttaagctccttctctccatcgcaaatcgtgggcagtgaaacatcacatgctctggatcctccggtatgccatcgcatctgggacagttcggaaaattatccaacccaaagcggtgcagatactgcctgtagcaaccaccgtgtcccgtgaggaactgggtaatgtggtagttggtattcccatgttttcgctcaagccacaccctaatgttgggaatgagcctgtgcgtccaccgacctttcgcagactcgtcccatctgcgttgccagagatcaagcgactctgaccttgccgcatttctacgctgtgcatgcccctccatatgtcttgcattgtacaggacactcatttctttggccagaatgtcaaccgggatcatgcctgccaccaccaatactgcctcatctgatgtggttctaaaagcactgcaaaccctcaaagccatctgctggtaaaccgagttcacctccttccgtctctgagagtttgcaagcgcctctgcccacacaggcgacgagtagagcaggatggagcgcaccactccggctagcaccaacctccggcaatgtttcggcccaccaatatttggcaacatttttgcaagtgccgtggtggcactggctgccttttggcatgcatactctaggtgctccctaaaactcaatttggtgtcaattattacccccaggtatttgatagccggctacgaccatatgtccaccgacctccacttttacactattatttttcctgcgtttcgttatcaagaccgcttccgttttcgcgtccgccaagatcagcccggccttttctagccaggac of the Hermetia illucens chromosome 7, iHerIll2.2.curated.20191125, whole genome shotgun sequence genome contains:
- the LOC119660712 gene encoding uncharacterized protein LOC119660712 — translated: MDSIPKFDVFREFLQDVLAYLKEEMSLVDYQNTCYVLSQERRKSPQELVSRCEELLRCCEKFSRNGGSNDNTKINDSTHLPAAENSYLNMTRNRKCVTSPSNSVADASDSATDFPNDYVTINALPSTSDHENDTEAKDIYDTFTVPAISATPMDAATTKSGEDQNDLQNCPYLGLPAAHLSIKKSPKQGQLTRIEKRIFFDQSKKYFCGVVGDWLLCYADGSASIKPSLCVHLCPGTEIDRYGEGKRRDLCFQISTAVGKRYIFQSNSEIDAKGWIHALDGTVRGIYRDSPISAVIASDRLLIKTQSNNLRKLPTPPGTKKLYPDLSSSVISSDSGNNDEIYEVPCPLYKSLDLIPPNKLLHSEVKCAAEKYEEYDVPRSLPVNPVTIKPGTVSIEQPTLDDTLQEEESPVKVKQVQPEPSAQSQPQPSPPQSIDNTTERIKELQSGSDNSKPLRSPAISPVSKQTVKACSQTSPGLGSATTPVRNWFLNRLNKTSPNQPHQHHPIRSPQRSLIKHQKNLKENMDNAQNDGWTGVTNRILVASAKGEKVNKIVNQLVDANGRLPIFRNNGSGKNSENITESTQGFSIDDMNYEFINTNSKA